From Helicoverpa zea isolate HzStark_Cry1AcR chromosome 12, ilHelZeax1.1, whole genome shotgun sequence:
ATCGACTGCGCCAAGGGTTGCTTAACTTTGTGAACATTCAACTTGTACAGCTGTGACTTAGTTCATACTTAACTGATTAAAACTGTTTTCTAGTAAACTAAAAATCACTGACCCATATCTCGAATTATCTGCATTTAACTTCATACGagcatattaaattaaaattattaatttgagcCCACAGGCTATATACCATACTTCGCGTAAAATATTGAGACCATTTATTACCATAGTAACTGGGTCCCAAGCTGCTGATAACGATAATCTGTGTTGATATGTCGGACAAGTATCTCGTGCAAACAGGTGTGAATGCAGCGaaataattaaatctttatCGTAATATTAGTTGTTGATACCAGCCACCTGACATCTGTACCTTAGGCTGCGTCTACACGAGGCATGttgctggagcaagttaacatgcgcaagagACAAATGACAAGCGACAAGAGTAGCgagtgggtattttgctttggtacatgctcGAGTCGCACGTATTTGAAATGCATGtatatgcgcaagctacttgcaccgtgtagatgcacccttaagCCCAAGTTTACTGAccacataaacgtcagttttcttaaaacaactccTAACTATTTTTCACATTCAACTTTCAAAGTAAGCAATTGTTTTCAGAAAACTGGCATATGTATATGTTGTCGGTAAACTCGGTCCGTAGTGTAATACCCATGCAAGTTTAATCTGTTTATGTTAATATGATTCAGTTTAAATTGCAAAGCGCCTACTGAATTACCGGTACAGCGATATAAGTGTAAGATTTGAACTATTTATGATATGGATCTGGTTACATGTAACAGATTATTGTATGTCTAAAGTCATGTCCAAAAACAGACAGATATGGGTTCAGTCAGATAGTGCGCCAATTTCTGCTTAGCATATGTGCATTGGAAGTGCGAAAGAATGTGTCAATGAAGTTCTGACAGTTCATAAGTAATTTTTATCGCTATTTGATTAACACGAGTCCGGTGCATTTTTCAGACAAAAATCAAGAAATTCATTTTcaatgacttaaaaaaaaaacatagatataTCCCTTAAATCTTACTAACTGTAATTTTATATAGATACTTTGGTCCCCTGTAGAATTGATGTGTAAAAAGctcttttgaatttgttttctcCCGGAGTCTGCCCCGTTGTTATTTGATTGCACGACTAATCTGCTAAGGGCTAATAGACATAGACATAAGTACTTGTAAACCTTGAAGACATCTTGGAAGGTCGGGATTCTTATTGACAATACCTGTAATTTTCTTTTGACTGATAACATATGTACCTAACTTTCTATAAGAATATAGAAATGTATACATGTCGATCGGGATAATTCTCCATAAGTATAAACGTCCTTCAATTTATACCCTTGACATTGAAATTATATACAGGTAAGTATGTTTTTAACTCGTTCAGGAATTTTAGACGGATTCTGTTTCCATATAATGTCGGTTGTTATGTAGGCGTGAGTATTTTCGTTTCAAAAGAAACCATAATAATTTGTAGTTCCTTTTTGGACTCTTATAACGAAACTAGTTATTAAATTCATCCTATGCTACTATGAGTAACTAAGTATATATGTTATGAAATGGCATTATTACCtagtaaaatgtgttttttttttctaatattcagTGAAGTACTAAACTAGAAACAAAATCCAACGAGTTTAACATACGCAAACGTTACACACTTATAAAGACATTTTAGAGGTATCATAGTAACTATTGTGAAAGAAATTAAACCAAGtagataaacaataaaaagaaacccCTGGGGAAGCAAAACTTGTGCACGTTAACTAACTCGCGTAAGTGCAAAAATATGtctttattttgctttttccaTGCACCTACCTCACAGTTGCTGGTCAGTGTCTAATCATTAATCAACGCAAGGCGTATTGCAAACACACGTGTGGCAAGGAGTTTAAAAATCAAACACAAGCTATGTATAAATTcatatatcaaaaaaatacataatacaatTAACTAGGAAGCATATAATCTGAGCAAGTCACTAGGCAATGATATCACCAAATTCGTTTATAGGATGTATGGGGCGGATAAGTATCTGGCGAAGTAGGGTGCTGAGGGGGCGACGAGGGGAGCGGCAGGGGCGGCGACGTATGGTGCAGCTGCTACGTAGGGAGCTGTTACTACGGGGGCAGCCACGGCGTGATTCACGGCGTGTGCTGAGTATGAGCTGGCGTAGGGAGCCACGTACGCCGCGGGAGCGACAGCTGGGGCTACCAGAGCGGCGGGAGCAACCACGCCTGCGTTGGCGGTGGCGATGGCGAGGGCAAAAACAACCTGTACAAAACATCAATTAGCTATTGTAAACCAAATCtaatatagtaaattgtatCAGACTGCCTAAATTGTTGATTGCCTTTACAACTTAAGTAGGCGTGAAAGTCAACTATAGTGCGTATCCTAAGCAACAATATTCATTTCGCATTACTAGTATTTCCAATAGACAAATGGGGTGAAACATTCGAAGATTTCTTTGGATGCCTCGGAGCAACAGCATGATAACTCATGTGACTTTCGAACGCATTAAAGCAACATGGCGGATAATGTGACCACCTTAACAATGGTATAGGCACTTGTTTTGCACAAAGTTACTTAAGAGTTATCGGAATTTCAagaatagaaaacaaaatgcacTAAATTCACGATTAGGTAAGTTTGAAACAAAACACTCACAATGAATTTGGCGATCATTTTGCTTGGGTTGTGTGACTGCTCACTAGTGATTATACTGAAAAATCCAATGGACTGTGCCGTCTCCTGGGCATCGTCACGTTTTATACTACTGTTGATTTCGTTGAGCAATACAATGGACGAACCACGCATGGCTTAGTAATGCGCAGGACATCGCCACTGGCTCGCGGTTGATTTTTGACCCAGACTTGGTTGACGGACCGAGCATTCTAATTTGAACTCTGTGCATACCAATTTCACTGTACGTTATGTAACTGTCAAAAGGGAAATTCACTTGAACGTTACATACATTGTCATACTCATAATTGCATGTAAGGCGAAATCTAACTGTGTTATATGTCTATGATTGGAAGTAGGCCAGAAGAAATGAAATTGCGGAAAATCTTTGCTAAAGGACTTTCAGGAGTTATTTTTCAAGGCAATATACCTGTACCATGTATATACCTGTGTAGCATATGCACAATTGTAGTCCTGCATAAAGGAATAATGTTTTCCTGTGGGTAATTGATGATGTTCCATATAATGCTCAAGAAAAGACTTCTGTCATCAACGACATAATAGTTTGCTTAAATTACAATCACAGCTTCTAATTGTATCGCAGAAAGTACGTAACATCCTTAACTGCAACAAATACGTGTAATACTTTTGTgatcaattatttatcaaaataaaacatatgttTTCACCATCACTACAACACAGTTATCTTCATAATagtatatttaattttctaacgTAGGTTAAAGTCTTTTTCGACATACTATCTGGCTTGTTCGTATTCACATATCTTGCAGCAGAAATTGCACATTGGCAAAGAAAAAAGTTTCACAACTAAAAGTTTCCCAATGTGCTCCATTTCTCCCCGCACGCCTCCGCGAATCCCAATTGACCGGCCGCAATACGTCAAATGTTTATTTGGTCAAACGGTATCTGAATCACAATAAACAAGGTATAAAAAGCCAATACTTTTTCTCGATAGGCACACTACACATCCTCTTTTCGTTAAGGAAGGTCTACTACCAAAACACGCAAGATGTTCTCTTTCAAATCTgtgagtatataaaaaaatatttaaaataaacattgaatgGGTTTTCTATAGAATGTGTTTcacatattaatatattttctacttTATAGATCGTGCTGATCGCTGCGGCTTTCACCATCGGAGCGGAATGCAGTGGAGTTGCGGTACCAGCGGTGGCGGCCGCACCATTAGTAGCCCCGGCAGCCGTAGGATATGCTCATGCTGTGCCCCAAAACATCCCACCTTACGCAGCGCAAGTCAGCGTAGTCAGTAAGGCACTCAACCCAGTGCTTGCTGCGCCTTTCGCTGCACCTTACGCCGCTGCTCCTTATGCTGCGTACGCCGCTGGGCCTTACGCAGCTGGACCTTACCTCGCAGGCCCTGCACCTGTCTTGCCTGGCCCCTACGCCGCTGGGTTGGCGGCCCCTGCTGCCTACGCCGCTGGGTTGCCGGCGCCCTACGCCGCCGCTCCCTACCCTTACGCCGCATCTCCGCTAGTGCGCGCCGCTCCCTTCGGTTATGCCCCAGCATACGTACGATAGAATAGAAGAGAACACTCGACTGACCTTCCTATAGAAAAGACGTGAATCAAAGATtagatttaatgttttttatactttttatatgaaatatatgttgttataaaattatgtgtGTCTTTGCATTGTTACACCAAAGTACCAATTAACATGAATTATTATAATCCGCTGCCTAATAACAACATTTTTACTTTTCGTAGAACGTAGTcgtattacttaaaaatatcaGAATGTTTTGATTACTTTGTCGAAGAATTCAAGTAAAATAACTACGATCTAAGTCGTACTTATAATAAACacaacatatttaataacaaaataataatttacctcGCTCTTAAATTTTGGTGCAATGGAACTGCACCAAAATTTTGGTGCAGTGGAACTGCAccaaaattcaattaagtaagtaaaataattagtttgAAGAGGCGCTTAATTTCTGAAAATCTAGatattcaacataattttcaatcaatataattgaaatagttCAACGTTTGAGATAGATCTATTATCTAATTGAATTGCGACCTAGATACCCTCTTCAGTTGTCGTGGAAAGCTCCTGTCATCGGATCCTGACAAAATAATCTTCGCAGGCAGCGTCCAATTGACCCTTCGATTAGTCGGATATTGAACTTGTAGGGGTTAAGTTATAGTTTTACACCCTGCCTTGCCTAGTGCTATCAGAATAACCAAAGGTGTGCCAAATGCCTCGTGTTTCTcattgcaataaatataaaaatgtattcaacACACTTCGAAATGAGGGCGCGGAATTAATTGCATTTTCCCTTTGAGTGTTTCTGTTGTTTGCAATCTGCATCAAGatctattaattaaacaaactgCACGTTTATTTGCAGAGgatattaaaacattttccatAGCGTTCACAacctacatacttatttttttattaaattagaatgTCTCTTAGAGATTTTTTTCATCtatagtaagttaaaaagtgaACCTAATTATTCGTATTAATTTAGtatcataatttttaaaaacaaatcggtcaaatggaaataaaattaaagcacaatgtatattttcataatttatttacaaaatttggTATAAAAATGACTACATTAACTAGAAAACAATCATTACACTATATAACACCTAAACAAGACTAGATTCATTTCCACGCAAACTGTTTAAAGGCGGGCGCTGGGCCATACGGTACGGGAGCGAAGGGGGATACACTGATGGGAGCCCTGGCTACAGCCACGGGCGCGGGGCCGAAAGCAGGAGTGAACAGCGGAGCTGGCTGGGGCACTCCCACAGGCCTCACAATAGGAGAGAATGGTGCTGCAGGCAATGCAGGTACAGCACGAGCAAATACGGGTGTTGGAGCGAAAGCAGGGGCTATCCTAGGATATACTGGCGCTGCAGGGAACACGGGTGCAGGGGCAGGAAAGACTGGCGCAGGGGCGGGGAAAACAGGAGGAGGGGCAGCAAAGACTGGGGCTGGAGCGGGGAACACAGGTGCTGGTGGTGGGAAAACAGGGGCTGGTGCGGGGAAGACAGGCGCGGGCGCTGGTGCTGCGAATACTGGGGCTGGGGCTGGGAACACTGGGGCCGGAGCTGGGAACACTGGAGCCGGAGCTGGGAACACCGGCGCAGGGGCTGCGAACACTGGAGCTCGTGCAACCGGAGCAGGTAACGCTACTGGTGCAGCCACAGCGTGTATAGACCTCACTCCATTGGGGAAGTTGTAGAAGGGTGCATACCGCACCACTGACAAGGACTTGAAGGCAGGAGCGATGTGACCGATGCCACTAGCACTGCAGCTAGCTATGATGGCGATGGTAGAAATGACCTGAGAAAGAAAGTaaagaattattaatatttgttttataattttaatttattgttcagCTCCAATGAtccaagtaggtacttactaatCTTATGCAGGacattttgatttgataatacAACTCGGTCACTCGAGTGTCAACGATGAAATGTATCGATGAATGTATTACATGTCGTTATATAGTTCATACTGTTGCAAGTATTACGTCTATGTTGGTAGTCGACGGTTTCACTTTCCTTAGGCAGGACTCGCGCATGCTCAATTAGGTGGCGTATGGGCACCATTGATTGCCGAATACGTCGAACTGTTGACCATTCATAGGAATATTATATAACTATAAATATTCGGTATACCATTAAGTGCCCTTTTAGGTCAAATGTTGCAGTTTGTTTTATGATAATGTGGTGCAACAAAGTAATTAAAGTAgtgattattatattatttctaatcAATTTTGTTGTCTTCTCTTTTAcatttttctattgttttttatcAAAAGTCATcatactttttaaccgacttcccaaaaaggaggagattctcaatttggatgtttgtatgttttgtcATCAAAAATCCAAGTCTATGGTAAGGCAATATCACATGTGTTATATGGAGAAATCTTTTGTCCTTCACTGAGCGTATTGACTCTGGCCTGTTACTGAGAAACTGCACAAAGAAATGACTGTAATGTTTTCCTTCAATAATCTCCAcaatttactatgaatagtcaTACTTGTGACCTCACCAAAGCAAGATCAATGAGCCTATCCTATTTCTATGCATACCCATTACCCAATGCATAGAATGGATTAAGTTCCCCCTTTGTAGAACTAATAACTGAACAAATAACTAGGAATCTTTGTAAAGGTAAATTCATTCACAAAATTGAAACTTTTTGAAGTTACCCGAGGCGATGTTAAAACTTTATCTTACAAGATAAACAATTGTAGATAAAGTTAAAGGTTGTCCATTCATACCATCTGGTTTATAAagttacaaacaataataacagaAATCAGTAAGGTTTACTTGCTTTCAATCAATAGGTATTGATTATGTGGTTTTATACCTAAGTAAAATTGTAGTtccaataattaaattgttaaccTTGATAACCTAATATCTTAGTGATGTAATTATGATAAATGGAGCAGAAATTCTGCACTACCCATACATTAGTTTGcctgtaattaattattgtttattaacaTGTTCGCAAAGTTACGAAACACATCAACCTGTTTATAATTTAAGAATGTAGTCACAACCATAAAAGTTGTCTGTCAAAAAAGTAACAATGGGAGTTCCTAATTTATCTAATTACATTCGAAACAGGTACAAtgctgaaaaataataaaatgttttcgatAGTAGTTATGTTTAACAGTTATGTACTTAGTAATAAATGCATGTAACTGATACATTGTAAATGATTTCCTGATAAATGTGCATGAAGTAAATGAGTGTCAATCATTTTGGTAAACGCTCGCCACTCGATATATCACTGTCGGACCAACAATTCGCTTTAGTTCGACAGTTCACATAATATATGAGCTCAGTTACCGGTAAACTCGACTAAACGATACTACGACTTTTATATAGACAAAACACAAACTCGTGTGTAAGTATTAGTAGCTTTCA
This genomic window contains:
- the LOC124635442 gene encoding translation initiation factor IF-2-like, whose translation is MFSFKSIVLIAAAFTIGAECSGVAVPAVAAAPLVAPAAVGYAHAVPQNIPPYAAQVSVVSKALNPVLAAPFAAPYAAAPYAAYAAGPYAAGPYLAGPAPVLPGPYAAGLAAPAAYAAGLPAPYAAAPYPYAASPLVRAAPFGYAPAYVR
- the LOC124635443 gene encoding cuticle protein 63-like, which encodes MRGSSIVLLNEINSSIKRDDAQETAQSIGFFSIITSEQSHNPSKMIAKFIVVFALAIATANAGVVAPAALVAPAVAPAAYVAPYASSYSAHAVNHAVAAPVVTAPYVAAAPYVAAPAAPLVAPSAPYFARYLSAPYIL
- the LOC124635346 gene encoding calphotin-like — protein: MDITLTSSVQQTDITKPINMYKIVFFLATLAFAAAKPSAVAAPLVAAAPVVAAPAPFVTATSSQYVARNHNGLYAAAAPLVAAPAPLVAAPAPLVAAPAPYAVASPYAVAPAARIVAPAAAPYVAAPAPVVPALARYAAPYYAASPYFAPSAPLIALNLCPLIVISTIAIIASCSASGIGHIAPAFKSLSVVRYAPFYNFPNGVRSIHAVAAPVALPAPVARAPVFAAPAPVFPAPAPVFPAPAPVFPAPAPVFAAPAPAPVFPAPAPVFPPPAPVFPAPAPVFAAPPPVFPAPAPVFPAPAPVFPAAPVYPRIAPAFAPTPVFARAVPALPAAPFSPIVRPVGVPQPAPLFTPAFGPAPVAVARAPISVSPFAPVPYGPAPAFKQFAWK